One window of Bacteroides sp. AN502(2024) genomic DNA carries:
- the rpsU gene encoding 30S ribosomal protein S21 translates to MIVVPVKEGENIEKALKKFKRKFEKTGIVKELRSRQQFDKPSVIKRLKKERAVYVQQLQQVED, encoded by the coding sequence ATGATTGTAGTACCTGTAAAAGAAGGCGAAAACATTGAAAAAGCGCTGAAAAAGTTCAAAAGAAAATTCGAGAAAACTGGCATCGTAAAAGAATTGAGAAGTAGACAGCAGTTTGATAAACCGTCTGTAATTAAAAGACTTAAGAAAGAACGCGCAGTTTACGTACAACAACTTCAGCAAGTAGAAGATTAA
- the xerC gene encoding tyrosine recombinase XerC: protein MLIESFLDYLQYERNYSEKTVLAYGEDIKQLQEFAQEEYGKFNPLEVEAELIRDWIVSLMDKGYTSTSVNRKLSSLRTYYKYLIRQGETVVDPLCKIKGPKNKKALPVFLKENEMNRLLDDMDFGEGFKGCRDRLVIEMFYVTGMRLSELIGLDDKDVDFSASLLKVTGKRNKQRLIPFGDELRELMLEYINVRNETIRERPEAFFVRENGERLYKSLVYNLVKRNLSKVATLKKKSPHVLRHTFATTMLNNEAELGAVKELLGHESITTTEIYTHATFEELKKVYKQAHPRA, encoded by the coding sequence ATGTTGATAGAATCTTTTCTTGATTATCTCCAGTATGAGCGGAACTATTCTGAGAAAACCGTTCTTGCATACGGTGAAGATATAAAGCAACTGCAGGAGTTTGCTCAGGAAGAGTATGGAAAATTTAATCCGTTAGAGGTCGAGGCTGAACTGATTCGTGACTGGATTGTTTCATTGATGGATAAAGGGTATACCTCAACTTCTGTAAATCGTAAGCTAAGTTCACTCCGGACGTATTACAAGTATCTTATAAGACAGGGAGAAACGGTTGTAGATCCATTGTGTAAAATAAAAGGACCTAAAAACAAAAAAGCGTTGCCTGTGTTCTTAAAAGAGAACGAAATGAATCGGTTATTGGATGATATGGATTTTGGCGAAGGATTTAAAGGTTGTCGGGATCGGTTGGTTATTGAAATGTTTTATGTTACAGGCATGAGGCTTTCAGAATTGATAGGTTTGGATGATAAGGATGTGGATTTTTCGGCTTCTCTTCTGAAAGTAACCGGGAAAAGAAATAAGCAACGGCTGATACCGTTTGGTGATGAGCTACGGGAGTTGATGCTTGAATATATTAATGTAAGAAACGAAACGATTCGGGAAAGGCCAGAAGCTTTCTTTGTTAGAGAGAATGGTGAACGGCTTTATAAGAGTCTAGTCTATAATTTAGTGAAACGAAACCTGTCAAAGGTGGCGACGCTGAAAAAAAAGAGTCCTCACGTATTGAGGCATACTTTTGCTACCACAATGCTGAATAATGAAGCAGAGTTGGGCGCGGTAAAAGAACTTTTGGGTCACGAGAGTATTACGACGACCGAGATCTATACGCATGCCACATTTGAAGAACTTAAAAAAGTGTATAAACAAGCTCATCCAAGAGCTTAA
- the hpf gene encoding ribosome hibernation-promoting factor, HPF/YfiA family, translating to MDVRIQSIHFDASEQLQAFIQKKVAKLEKYYEDIKKVEVSLKVVKPEVAENKEAGIKVLIPNGEFYASKVCDTFEEAIDLDVEALGKQLVKYKEKQRNK from the coding sequence ATGGATGTTAGAATTCAATCAATTCACTTTGATGCGTCAGAGCAATTACAGGCATTTATTCAGAAGAAAGTGGCCAAGTTGGAAAAATATTACGAAGATATAAAGAAAGTAGAGGTGTCATTGAAGGTAGTAAAACCAGAAGTTGCTGAAAATAAAGAAGCTGGCATTAAAGTATTGATCCCCAATGGGGAGTTTTATGCAAGCAAAGTATGCGATACATTTGAAGAGGCAATTGATTTAGATGTGGAAGCGCTCGGAAAACAACTGGTTAAATACAAGGAAAAGCAACGTAATAAATAA